The Candidatus Denitrolinea symbiosum DNA window CCGTTGGAGGTCGAGCAGGCGCTCTATCGCGTTTTGCAAGAAGCGCTCTCCAACATTGCGCGTCACGCCGAAGCGGAGACAGTCGGCATCAGCCTAAGCATCGATTCCGATAAAGCGTCGCTAATCGTGGCGGACAACGGGCGCGGCTTCGATCCCAATGCCGTTTCGCCCGCTTCCTACGGACTGACCAGCATGAAAGCCCGCCTGAGCGAAGTCGGCGGCGCGCTGGAAGTGACTTCTACTCCTACACTGGGGACTACGCTCACAGCACGCGTCAACTTGGACGCCAAAAATTAAATTCTAAAACGCAAAAGATTGATTCAAAAAATATTATGAAATTAAATGCCTTTCAATTGAAAGTAATTGCCCTTGTCTTAATGTTCGGAGAACACTTCGGAACTTATTTAGGCTCATTGCTACCCGAACGCGTTCCGCTTTACCTAACCTATACGGGACGTATTGTTGCTCCTCTTTTCTTCTTCCTCGCAGTGGAAAGTTACTTCAAAACCAGTAACCGCCGCCGCTATATCACCCGCCTGTTTACATGGGCGGTCATCATGCAGGTCGGCAATTTCGTCATCAGCCGCATCGTGCAAGCCGTTTACCAGCCTGACCCCTTCTTCCCAATCGGACAAAATATATTTTTATCCATCGCGGTCGGCGTAAGCATGATCGCCGCGTTTGAGTGGGCGCGCGCCCAAACTGGAAGCAAAAAATGGCTCGGTCTTTCTTTGGCAATATTTTTGGCGTTTGTAAGCCTACTTATCGAATCAAGTTATTACGGGCTAACGATATTTGTTGTGTTCTATTTCTTCTACCACAAGAAACCCACCCTGTATTTCGCCTATGCAGGTTTGAGCATTATCTTCCTGCTGTGGGGGTTGAACAACCTTCAATATTTTTGGGAATTCGAATATCAATGGATGATGATCGCCGCCCTGCCTTTCATCATACTTTACAATGGAGAACGCGGACGGTATAGTTTAAAATATCTATTCTATGTTTTTTATCCGCTGCATATTTGGATTTTGTACATTGTTAAATATGCTATTGGATTAAATTAACATCAAGAAAAATGTTTGAGGAATCACCCCATGCCTATTCAAGTTCTGCTTGTGGATGACCATAAGATCGTGCGGCAGGGCGTGCGCGCCTATCTGCAAACGTTGAGCGACATCGAAGTTGTCGCCGAAGCCGATTCGGGCGCGGCGGCTGTGACGGCGGTCGAGCGGCATCAACCCAATGTCGTGCTAATGGATTTGGAAATGCCCGGCGAACTGGACGGCATCGAAGCGACGCGTCAGATCCGCAAACTGCGCTCAGAGACGCAAGTAATTGTAGTCACCTCTCATCATCAGGACGAATTTATCTTCCCTGCTGTGCGCGCGGGCGCGATTTCGTACCTGCTCAAAGATGTAGAACCCGAAGAACTGGCGGAAGCCATCCGCAAGGCGGCACAGGGCGAGGCGACGCTTGATTCGCGTGTCGCCTCACGCATCATGAAAGAGTTACAAGGACTGCGCAAGGAAGAGATCAATCCCTTCACCGAACTCTCCGAGCGCGAGTACGAGGTTTTGCAGTTGGTTGCGGCGGGGAGGTCCAACGCCGAGATCGCCGAAGCGCTGGTCATCGGCGAAAGCACGGTCAAAACGCACATCGGCAACCTGCTCAAAAAATTGCACCTCGACGACCGCACGCAAGCGGCGGTCTACGCCTGGCAGAAAGGCATTGTGCGGCGCGAGTGAATATCCCCTGCTAATATTCAAGAACAAAGTAGAATCGATGCAGTAAAACTTCCAAACAGGATAGACATGAAATCGTATCGCAAAGAACTCTGGTTCAACCTCCCCACCCGACGCGGCTTCGTTAACATCACCCCCGACGTGGAAGTCGCCGTCCGCGAAAGCGGAATCAAGGAAGGCTTCGTTTTAGTGAACGCCATGCACATCTCCGCCTCTGTCTTCATCAACGACGACGAATCGGGTCTGCATCACGATTACGAGAAATGGCTGGAAAAACTTGCCCCGCACGAACCAGTCAGCCAATACCGCCACAACGACACAGGTGAAGACAACGCCGACTCGCACCTCAAACGCCAAATCATGGGACGCGAAGTCGTCGTCGCAATCACCGACGGCAAACTGGACTTCGGTCCGTGGGAACAGATCTTCTACGGCGAGTTCGACGGCAGGCGAAGAAAGCGCGTCCTCGTAAAAATTATTGGGGAATAACGGCTCCCTTCCCCCTACGGGAGAAGGGTTGGGGATGAGGGAAACACGAGCGAACAAAAGCATCCAAGCCGAATCAACCGTCCCTGAGAAAGAAGCGTCCCGCAGGTTTTGAAGCCTGCGGGACGTTATCGTTACGGGCAGTTGATCCGATAGATCACAAGTTGCTCGATCTTCTGTGTGCGGTCCACCACGCCGCCGCCTTTGTTCAAGCCGACGTTCGGATCGGGAGAAGCCGCAACCGGAGGCTGTGTCGGCGGGACGGCGGTCGGCTGCGCAGGTTCAGGCGAAGCGGGGACGATCCGCTACCATACGGTCGCGAACAGCGCAGCCAGCGAGAGGAGGCAGGCGGCGCCGATCCACCCATCCAGCGAACCGGCGCGCAGCGCGCTGCGGCGGCTCAGTTCGGGGCGGAAGGCGCGCGCCTCTGCCGCCAGGACGATCTCCTCGCTGTGGCGCAGCGCGTTTGTCAGGATGGTCAGCGCCAGCAGTTGAAGTCCGCGCCGCCAGTTGGCGCGCAGTCCGCCGCGCATGCGCAGGCTATGCCAGGCGTTGACTCCCGACTGGCGCAGTTCGGGCAGCAGGTTGGCGGCCACGCCGATAGAAAAGCCCAAACCCCGCAAGCCGCCGCGCTCGAGCAGGCCAGCCACCTCGGCGACGTCCACCGAGGCGGAGAGCCCGTCGGCGTCGAGCAGGATGACGACGGCGCGCAGCGTCATCTGCGCCCCGCTCAGGAGGGAGAGGGAAGACAGCGGCAGCCCCAGGATCAACAGGTCTTTTTCTGCTCCGGGCGCGCCGAAAAACAGATTCACCAGGAACAAGATTGCCAGGAGAGCCAGCCAGCGCGGGCGGCTCAGGCGGCGCAGCGCGAAAGGATAGAGCGCACCCAGGACGATCAGCGCGATGATCGCCGGGAGGAGGCTTTTTTCCAGCGGGGGGAGCAGCGCCATCAGCAAGGCCCACACGAAGATGAACAG harbors:
- a CDS encoding amino-terminal acetylation of F-pilin subunits TraX; amino-acid sequence: MKLNAFQLKVIALVLMFGEHFGTYLGSLLPERVPLYLTYTGRIVAPLFFFLAVESYFKTSNRRRYITRLFTWAVIMQVGNFVISRIVQAVYQPDPFFPIGQNIFLSIAVGVSMIAAFEWARAQTGSKKWLGLSLAIFLAFVSLLIESSYYGLTIFVVFYFFYHKKPTLYFAYAGLSIIFLLWGLNNLQYFWEFEYQWMMIAALPFIILYNGERGRYSLKYLFYVFYPLHIWILYIVKYAIGLN
- a CDS encoding response regulator transcription factor; protein product: MPIQVLLVDDHKIVRQGVRAYLQTLSDIEVVAEADSGAAAVTAVERHQPNVVLMDLEMPGELDGIEATRQIRKLRSETQVIVVTSHHQDEFIFPAVRAGAISYLLKDVEPEELAEAIRKAAQGEATLDSRVASRIMKELQGLRKEEINPFTELSEREYEVLQLVAAGRSNAEIAEALVIGESTVKTHIGNLLKKLHLDDRTQAAVYAWQKGIVRRE
- a CDS encoding secondary thiamine-phosphate synthase enzyme; this encodes MKSYRKELWFNLPTRRGFVNITPDVEVAVRESGIKEGFVLVNAMHISASVFINDDESGLHHDYEKWLEKLAPHEPVSQYRHNDTGEDNADSHLKRQIMGREVVVAITDGKLDFGPWEQIFYGEFDGRRRKRVLVKIIGE